A region from the Triticum aestivum cultivar Chinese Spring chromosome 3D, IWGSC CS RefSeq v2.1, whole genome shotgun sequence genome encodes:
- the LOC101669861 gene encoding shaggy-related protein kinase GSK1 (The sequence of the model RefSeq protein was modified relative to this genomic sequence to represent the inferred CDS: added 105 bases not found in genome assembly) → MEAPPGPEPMVLDAPPPLAAAVVPAHAATEKTRTEGGDPVTGHIISTTIGGKNGEPKRTISYMAERVVGTGSFGIVFQAKCLETGETVAIKKVLQDRRYKNRELQLMRSMDHPNVVSLKHCFFSTTSRDELFLNLVMEYVPETLYRVLKHYSNANQRMPLIYVKLYMYQLFRGLAYVHTVPGVCHRDVKPQNVLVDPLTHQVKICDFGSAKVLVPGEPNIAYICSRYYRAPELIFGATEYTTSIDIWSAGCVLAELLLGQPLFPGETAVDQLVEIIKVLGTPTREEIRCMNPNYTEFRFPQIKAHPWHKIFHKRMPAEAIDLASRLLQYSPNLRCTALDACAHSFFDELREPNARLPNGRPFPPLFNFKPELANASPELINRLVPEHVRRQNGPNFAHAGS, encoded by the exons ATGGAGGCGCCGCCGGGGCCGGAGCCCATGGTGCTGGACGCGCCGCCCCCG AACGGCGAGCCGAAGAGG ACAATTAGCTACATGGCTGAGCGGGTGGTAGGAACTGGTTCATTTGGGATTGTCTTCCAG GCTAAGTGCTTGGAGACTGGAGAGACTGTTGCCATCAAGAAGGTGCTGCAGGATCGCCGTTACAAGAACCGTGAGCTGCAGCTTATGCGCTCCATGGACCATCCCAATGTCGTCTCTCTGAAGCACTGCTTCTTCTCGACCACAAGTAGGGATGAGCTGTTCCTGAACCTTGTCATGGAGTATGTCCCTGAGACTCTATATCGTGTGCTCAAGCACTATAGCAATGCCAACCAGCGGATGCCGCTTATCTATGTCAAGCTTTACATGTATCAG CTTTTTAGAGGGCTAGCTTATGTTCATACTGTTCCAGGAGTTTGCCACAGGGATGTGAAACCACAAAATGTTTTG GTTGATCCTCTAACCCATCAAGTCAAGATCTGTGACTTTGGAAGTGCAAAAGTTCTG GTACCTGGTGAACCCAACATAGCATACATATGCTCTCGCTACTATCGTGCTCCTGAGCTCATATTTGGTGCAACTGAATATACAACTTCAATAGACATATGGTCAGCTGGATGTGTTCTTGCAGAGCTACTTCTTGGTCAG CCTCTGTTTCCAGGAGAGACTGCGGTTGATCAGCTAGTGGAGATTATCAAG GTTCTTGGTACTCCAACCCGTGAGGAAATTCGGTGCATGAACCCCAACTATACCGAGTTCAGGTTTCCTCAGATTAAGGCTCATCCTTGGCACAAG ATTTTCCACAAGAGGATGCCCGCTGAAGCTATAGATCTTGCCTCCCGCCTTCTCCAGTATTCACCAAATCTACGTTGCACTGCT CTTGATGCATGTGCACATTCCTTCTTTGATGAGCTACGTGAGCCGAATGCACGCTTGCCGAATGGCCGCCCATTCCCTCCTTTGTTCAACTTCAAACCTGAA CTAGCGAACGCCTCTCCAGAGCTCATCAACAGGCTTGTTCCGGAACATGTTCGACGGCAAAATGGCCCCAACTTCGCCCATGCTGGGAGCTAG
- the LOC123074249 gene encoding enoyl-CoA delta isomerase 2, peroxisomal: MDKRTMCTVEKRGRVHLITLTGAGEHRLSPSLISALRSALATVRASPSAGALVLAAEGKYFSNGFDQAWARTVPPHLHDSMRGAFRALVADLLALPMPSVAAVTGHAAAAGCALALAHDSVVMRASRGFLYMSEVDVGLKFADYFGELLRQKVPDAAARRDMVLGGNKMTAAEAVRLGIVDAAADGGVEDVVAAAVAAAEGLAARGWDGEVVAEIRKAMWPAVWGKVKDHPAAARPRL; the protein is encoded by the coding sequence ATGGACAAGCGAACCATGTGCACAGTGGAGAAGCGCGGCCGCGTCCACCTCATCACCCTCACCGGCGCCGGCGAGCACCGACTCAGCCCATCCCTCATCTCGGCCCTCCGCTCCGCCTTGGCCACCGTCCGCGCCTCACCCAGTGCCGGTGCCCTCGTGCTGGCCGCGGAGGGCAAGTACTTCTCCAACGGCTTCGACCAGGCCTGGGCGCGCACGGTCCCGCCCCACCTCCACGACTCCATGAGAGGAGCCTTCCGCGCCCTCGTGGCCGACCTCCTCGCGCTGCCCATGCCCAGCGTGGCCGCCGTCAcgggccacgccgccgccgccgggtgcGCGCTGGCCCTCGCGCACGACTCCGTCGTCATGCGCGCCTCCCGCGGGTTCCTGTACATGAGCGAGGTCGACGTCGGCCTCAAGTTCGCCGACTACTTCGGGGAGCTGCTCCGGCAGAAGGTCCCCGACGCAGCGGCCAGGAGGGACATGGTCCTCGGGGGGAACAAgatgacggcggcggaggcggtgcgGCTGGGCATCGTGGACGCGGCCGCGGACGGCGGCGTCGAAGACGTGGTGGCCGCGGCCGTCGCGGCGGCCGAGGGGCTCGCGGCGAGGGGGTGGGACGGGGAGGTCGTGGCCGAGATCAGGAAGGCGATGTGGCCCGCCGTGTGGGGCAAGGTCAAGGACCACCCCGCGGCGGCGCGGCCGCGGCTGtag